The following coding sequences lie in one Steroidobacter denitrificans genomic window:
- the rseP gene encoding RIP metalloprotease RseP, with translation MISTDSPLEFLIAIVTFVVAIGVLVAVHEFGHFWAARRLGIRVLRFSIGFGRPLWKRVHGRDAVEYVVAAIPLGGYVKMLDEREGDVAPHELPRTFNRQPVWKRIIVLLAGPASNLIFAILLYWVLFAAGVPGLRPIVGVVAPDSIAARADLREEDEILAVAGTPTPTLEAVGLRILEDLIDDGTIRLRVRGKAGEERTLTLYAGDRSRELTQPGALLAGLGFDIWRPRVAAIVGRVMPGSAGERAGLREGDEILAFDGEPVGDFAALVGLVEPGMGRTVELELRRDGRILELPITIGEDFVAGRPVGRIGIAPANQLLPSESGLTVQDMLAVQKYGMLAAVRQAAAKTWDTSLFTLRIIGRMVTGNVSLKAISGPISIAETTGYAARQGWRIFLSTLALISISLGVLNLLPIPILDGGQIVYQLAELVKGRPVSERAQLLGQQIGIMMLILVMSLAFYNDIARHLN, from the coding sequence ATGATATCGACCGATAGTCCGCTGGAATTTTTGATCGCGATCGTCACGTTCGTGGTGGCGATCGGCGTGCTCGTGGCGGTGCATGAGTTCGGACATTTCTGGGCCGCTCGCCGCCTGGGGATCCGGGTACTGCGATTCTCGATCGGCTTCGGCAGGCCGCTGTGGAAACGCGTCCATGGCCGGGATGCGGTCGAGTACGTCGTGGCGGCGATTCCGCTGGGCGGTTACGTGAAGATGCTGGACGAGCGCGAGGGTGATGTCGCGCCGCATGAATTGCCGCGAACATTCAATCGTCAGCCTGTCTGGAAGCGCATCATCGTGCTGCTCGCCGGCCCGGCGTCCAATCTGATCTTCGCAATACTGCTGTACTGGGTGCTGTTCGCGGCGGGCGTGCCTGGACTCAGGCCGATCGTGGGGGTCGTGGCGCCGGATTCCATCGCCGCGCGCGCCGACCTGCGCGAAGAAGACGAGATCCTGGCGGTTGCAGGAACACCCACGCCGACCCTGGAGGCCGTCGGGCTGCGCATCCTCGAGGACTTGATCGACGACGGTACGATTCGTTTGCGGGTTCGCGGCAAGGCAGGCGAGGAGCGCACGCTCACGCTGTATGCGGGGGATCGCAGCCGCGAACTGACCCAGCCCGGCGCGCTGCTGGCTGGACTGGGATTCGACATTTGGCGTCCGCGCGTGGCGGCGATCGTCGGGCGGGTCATGCCGGGAAGCGCAGGGGAGCGCGCCGGCTTGCGCGAGGGCGACGAAATCCTGGCGTTCGACGGCGAGCCGGTCGGCGACTTTGCAGCCCTGGTCGGACTGGTCGAACCCGGTATGGGCCGGACCGTCGAACTCGAACTGCGCCGGGATGGCCGGATCCTGGAACTGCCGATCACCATCGGCGAGGACTTCGTGGCCGGCCGACCGGTCGGGCGTATCGGCATTGCGCCGGCCAACCAGCTGTTGCCCAGCGAAAGCGGCCTGACGGTACAGGATATGCTCGCCGTGCAAAAATATGGGATGCTGGCGGCGGTTAGGCAGGCGGCGGCGAAGACCTGGGATACCTCCCTGTTCACGCTGCGCATCATCGGGCGCATGGTGACCGGCAACGTATCGCTGAAAGCGATTTCCGGCCCGATCAGTATCGCCGAAACGACAGGTTATGCCGCGCGTCAGGGCTGGCGTATTTTCCTGAGTACCTTGGCACTGATCAGTATCAGCCTGGGCGTGCTGAATCTGTTGCCGATACCGATTCTGGACGGCGGACAGATCGTCTACCAACTCGCGGAACTGGTGAAGGGGCGACCGGTCTCAGAGCGTGCACAGCTGCTAGGTCAGCAGATCGGCATCATGATGCTGATACTGGTGATGAGCCTGGCCTTTTATAACGATATCGCAAGACATTTGAACTAA
- the ispC gene encoding 1-deoxy-D-xylulose-5-phosphate reductoisomerase has product MKPNRILSTVPEPADPAEPIGVAVLGSTGSIGVHTLDVLGRHRDRYRVVALAANSNVERLRQQCLMYRPRFAVVVDAAAADVLAQTLRAAGSGTQVLQGAQALIQIAAHEDVGIVMAAIVGAAGLASSLAAARAGKRILLANKEALVMSGPLFMQAVREGGATLVPVDSEHNAIFQCMAGGLPGSGRAPQGVRRVLLTASGGPFLRTPVRALRTVTPEQACAHPRWVMGRKISVDSATLMNKGLELIEACLLFDLPPAQIEIVVHPQSIVHSLVEYVDGSVLAQMGNPDMRTPIAHALGWPSRLASGVESLDILRAAPLDFEAPDLERFPSLRLARAVAEAGGTTPAALNAANEIAVGAFLERRLAFMDIPVVVETVLERHDEAAAHSLDDVLAADAWARREAQAAVIAAAGVSA; this is encoded by the coding sequence GTGAAGCCGAATCGCATCCTGTCCACCGTACCGGAGCCGGCCGATCCAGCGGAGCCCATCGGCGTCGCCGTGTTGGGATCGACGGGCAGCATCGGCGTACATACGCTGGACGTGCTGGGGCGGCATCGTGACCGCTATCGTGTCGTGGCGCTGGCGGCGAACAGCAATGTCGAGCGTCTGCGCCAGCAATGCCTGATGTATCGGCCGCGCTTTGCGGTAGTGGTCGATGCCGCCGCCGCCGATGTCCTGGCGCAGACGCTGCGTGCTGCAGGTTCCGGCACCCAGGTGCTGCAGGGCGCCCAGGCGCTGATCCAGATCGCGGCGCATGAGGATGTCGGGATCGTCATGGCCGCCATCGTGGGCGCAGCGGGGCTGGCGTCCAGCTTGGCCGCGGCACGCGCCGGCAAGCGCATCCTACTGGCGAACAAGGAGGCGCTGGTCATGTCCGGCCCTCTGTTCATGCAGGCGGTGCGTGAAGGCGGCGCCACCCTGGTACCGGTGGACAGCGAGCACAATGCCATCTTTCAATGCATGGCCGGCGGGTTGCCGGGCTCGGGGCGGGCACCGCAAGGGGTACGCCGGGTTCTCTTGACGGCTTCCGGCGGACCTTTTTTGCGCACCCCGGTCCGGGCGCTGCGCACGGTCACGCCCGAGCAGGCCTGCGCACATCCCCGCTGGGTCATGGGCCGCAAAATTTCGGTGGATTCTGCGACTCTGATGAACAAGGGGCTGGAACTGATCGAAGCCTGTCTGCTGTTCGACCTGCCGCCCGCGCAGATCGAGATCGTCGTGCATCCGCAGAGCATCGTGCACTCGCTGGTCGAATACGTGGACGGCTCGGTGCTGGCGCAGATGGGCAATCCCGACATGCGCACCCCGATCGCTCACGCGCTGGGGTGGCCGTCACGGCTGGCCTCCGGTGTAGAATCCCTGGATATCCTGCGAGCGGCGCCGCTGGATTTCGAGGCACCGGACCTCGAGCGCTTTCCGAGTCTGCGGCTGGCGCGGGCGGTGGCGGAGGCTGGAGGCACCACGCCGGCGGCGCTCAATGCAGCCAATGAGATCGCCGTGGGAGCTTTCCTGGAGCGGCGCCTCGCGTTCATGGATATCCCGGTGGTGGTCGAGACGGTCCTGGAACGCCATGATGAGGCAGCGGCGCATTCGCTCGACGACGTGTTGGCCGCCGACGCCTGGGCACGGCGCGAGGCGCAGGCCGCGGTGATCGCCGCGGCAGGAGTAAGTGCATGA
- a CDS encoding phosphatidate cytidylyltransferase: protein MLRQRVITALILGPAAVLAILFLPQMILMAVLAAAVLAGAWEWSVFPGFTRHSARWAYVGCIAVCLAAAWWWLDRGGALHGLLYVTLAWWLLALIWVVVAPRRVNRLSAGVAGLFVLVPAWLALVRLHAMAPALMLFLLLLAVSADIGAYFVGRRYGRHKLAPQVSPGKTWEGVCGGLLASAGMAAIGVAWFSADPGLTNPAGFIGLCVAVVAASIIGDLTESMFKRHAGLKDSGTLLPGHGGVLDRIDSITAAAPMFLLGLERLGLLLK from the coding sequence ATGCTGCGCCAACGCGTCATCACGGCCCTGATCCTGGGACCCGCGGCTGTCCTGGCGATCCTGTTTCTGCCGCAGATGATATTGATGGCGGTACTGGCGGCGGCAGTGCTGGCCGGCGCATGGGAATGGTCCGTGTTTCCCGGCTTCACGCGGCATTCAGCTCGATGGGCCTATGTAGGCTGCATCGCCGTCTGTCTGGCAGCCGCGTGGTGGTGGCTGGACCGCGGCGGAGCGCTGCACGGGCTGTTGTACGTCACGCTGGCGTGGTGGCTGCTTGCCTTGATCTGGGTGGTCGTGGCGCCGCGCCGCGTGAACCGGCTCAGCGCCGGGGTCGCCGGACTGTTCGTGCTGGTACCCGCCTGGCTGGCACTGGTTCGCTTGCATGCGATGGCGCCTGCATTGATGTTGTTTCTACTGCTGCTGGCGGTGTCCGCCGATATCGGCGCCTATTTCGTCGGCCGCCGCTATGGGCGCCATAAGCTGGCTCCGCAGGTCAGTCCGGGTAAGACCTGGGAAGGCGTGTGCGGCGGGTTGCTGGCCTCTGCAGGGATGGCGGCGATCGGCGTGGCATGGTTCTCGGCGGATCCCGGCTTGACGAATCCGGCCGGGTTCATCGGCCTGTGCGTGGCGGTGGTGGCGGCCTCGATCATCGGAGATCTGACTGAAAGCATGTTCAAGCGGCACGCCGGATTGAAGGATAGCGGAACCTTGCTGCCGGGACACGGAGGCGTCCTGGATCGCATCGACAGCATCACGGCGGCCGCACCCATGTTCCTGCTGGGATTGGAACGGCTGGGGCTGTTGCTCAAGTGA
- the uppS gene encoding polyprenyl diphosphate synthase gives MDGNGRWAAARALPRPAGHHMGVRAVKRIVENCARRGVEVLTLFAFSSENWQRPRDEVSMLMRRFLEALDQEVEQLHRNDIRLCFVGDAQQLNAGLRERMAAAAALTAGNRRMILVVAIAYGGRWDITQAARSLARRCVAGELAIEAIDEDCLEAQLALHGLPDPDLLIRTGGERRISNFLLWNLAYTELYFCDTLWPDFDEQELDAAIEYFGGRQRRFGRVPGPSVRRADEHP, from the coding sequence ATGGACGGCAACGGCCGCTGGGCCGCGGCACGCGCCTTGCCTCGCCCCGCCGGTCATCACATGGGGGTGCGGGCGGTCAAGCGGATCGTCGAGAACTGCGCTCGACGCGGCGTCGAGGTACTCACCCTGTTCGCGTTTTCGAGTGAGAACTGGCAACGGCCGCGGGACGAAGTCTCCATGCTGATGAGGCGTTTTCTCGAAGCGCTGGATCAGGAAGTCGAACAACTGCATCGCAACGATATCCGCCTGTGTTTTGTCGGTGATGCGCAGCAGTTGAATGCCGGACTGCGCGAGCGCATGGCGGCGGCGGCGGCACTGACGGCCGGCAACCGGCGCATGATCCTGGTCGTCGCGATCGCCTACGGAGGACGCTGGGATATCACCCAGGCGGCCAGATCGCTGGCGCGCCGCTGCGTGGCCGGCGAATTGGCGATCGAGGCGATCGATGAGGATTGCCTGGAGGCACAACTGGCATTGCACGGACTGCCGGATCCGGACTTGTTGATCCGTACCGGCGGAGAACGGCGTATCAGCAATTTCCTGTTGTGGAATCTGGCTTATACGGAACTGTATTTTTGCGACACGCTCTGGCCGGATTTCGACGAACAGGAACTGGATGCCGCGATCGAATACTTTGGCGGGCGCCAGCGGCGTTTCGGACGTGTTCCCGGACCCTCCGTCCGCCGTGCGGACGAGCACCCCTAG
- the frr gene encoding ribosome recycling factor codes for MLDDIKKDAAERMQKCVTSLRNELKRLRTGRAHTSLLEHIRVDYYGSDVPLTQVANIALEDARTLTVTPWEKTMVQAIEKAIMKSDLGLMPATAGTVIRVPMPPLTEERRRDLAKVVRHEAENARVAVRNVRRDVMSDLKEMEKEKLLSQDDERRAQEDVQKLTDKHIAEIEQVLEEKEKELMQV; via the coding sequence ATGCTGGATGACATCAAGAAAGACGCTGCGGAGCGCATGCAGAAGTGCGTGACCTCCCTGCGCAACGAACTGAAGCGCCTGCGTACCGGCCGGGCCCACACCAGCCTGCTCGAGCATATCCGGGTGGACTACTACGGCAGCGACGTTCCGCTGACACAGGTCGCCAATATCGCACTGGAGGACGCGCGGACGCTGACGGTCACGCCGTGGGAGAAGACCATGGTGCAGGCCATCGAAAAAGCCATCATGAAATCGGACCTGGGATTGATGCCGGCGACCGCGGGCACGGTCATTCGCGTGCCCATGCCGCCGTTGACCGAGGAGCGCCGCCGCGATCTGGCCAAGGTCGTGCGCCACGAGGCGGAGAATGCTCGCGTTGCCGTACGTAACGTACGCCGGGACGTGATGAGCGATCTCAAGGAAATGGAAAAAGAGAAGCTGCTGTCGCAGGATGATGAACGGCGAGCCCAGGAAGATGTACAAAAATTGACCGACAAGCACATCGCCGAGATCGAGCAGGTTCTGGAAGAGAAAGAAAAAGAACTGATGCAGGTTTGA
- the pyrH gene encoding UMP kinase, whose protein sequence is MGEADYGIDPKMLKRIALEIREVTRLGMQVAVVIGGGNIFRGAGLARVGMDRVTGDHMGMLATVMNSLAMQDALEALGSYVRVMSAIRINEVCEEYIRRRAVRHLEKGRVTIMAAGTGNPFFTTDTAASLRAIEINADLLLKATKVNGIYSDDPMRNPAATRYSRLTFDQVLADRLDVMDATAIVMCRDNDLPLRVFDLTAPGELLRIVRGEDVGTLVTNA, encoded by the coding sequence ATGGGGGAGGCGGATTACGGCATCGATCCCAAGATGCTCAAGCGTATCGCCTTGGAGATCCGCGAGGTCACCCGCCTGGGCATGCAAGTGGCCGTCGTCATCGGCGGGGGTAATATTTTTCGCGGTGCCGGCCTGGCCCGCGTCGGCATGGACCGGGTCACGGGCGATCACATGGGCATGCTGGCCACGGTGATGAATTCCCTGGCGATGCAGGATGCTCTCGAGGCCCTGGGTTCATATGTGCGAGTGATGTCCGCGATCCGCATCAACGAGGTATGCGAGGAATATATTCGCCGCCGCGCCGTACGGCATCTGGAAAAAGGCCGGGTCACCATCATGGCGGCAGGAACCGGCAATCCTTTCTTTACCACCGATACCGCGGCGAGCCTGCGGGCGATCGAGATCAATGCCGATCTGTTGCTGAAAGCGACCAAGGTGAACGGCATCTATTCCGATGATCCCATGCGCAATCCGGCCGCCACACGCTACTCGCGCCTGACTTTCGATCAGGTGCTGGCCGATCGTCTCGATGTCATGGATGCCACCGCGATCGTCATGTGCCGCGACAACGATCTGCCGCTGCGAGTGTTCGACCTGACGGCGCCAGGGGAATTGCTGCGCATCGTGCGCGGCGAGGATGTCGGCACGCTCGTCACCAACGCCTGA
- the tsf gene encoding translation elongation factor Ts, translating to MAVTAEAVKLLRERTGAGMMECKRALVETQGDLDAAAEMMRKAGLAKADKKASRIAAEGVIAIERSTDGKCAAIVEVNCETDFVARENDFIQFAAAVARAALASRPADLEALAALPVDGGSSIEDTRRALIAKIGENMSVRRFELVEAAIVGSYLHGTRIGALVAMKSGDDAVAKDIAMHVAATNPLRVSAAEVPAEDIARERDIFAGQARNDPKSAGKPQEIVDKIVEGKVRKWLGEITLLGQPFVKDDKQTVEQYLRNAGGEVASIVRYEVGAGIEKKQEDFAEEVRKQVESAKSTP from the coding sequence ATGGCCGTTACAGCTGAAGCGGTGAAGTTGCTGCGCGAACGCACCGGCGCAGGAATGATGGAATGCAAGAGAGCGCTGGTCGAAACCCAGGGCGATCTCGATGCCGCGGCCGAGATGATGCGCAAGGCCGGCCTGGCGAAAGCCGACAAGAAAGCCTCGCGGATCGCTGCCGAAGGCGTCATCGCCATCGAACGCTCCACGGACGGCAAATGTGCCGCCATCGTCGAGGTCAACTGCGAGACGGACTTCGTCGCCCGCGAGAACGACTTCATCCAGTTCGCCGCGGCCGTTGCCCGCGCGGCGCTGGCGAGCCGGCCGGCGGATCTGGAGGCGCTCGCGGCACTGCCCGTCGACGGCGGGTCCTCGATCGAAGATACGCGCCGGGCGCTGATCGCGAAGATCGGTGAGAACATGAGCGTGCGCCGTTTCGAACTGGTGGAGGCGGCGATCGTCGGCAGCTATCTGCACGGTACGCGTATCGGCGCGCTGGTCGCCATGAAGAGCGGCGATGACGCCGTGGCCAAGGACATTGCCATGCACGTGGCGGCGACCAATCCGCTGCGCGTTTCCGCCGCCGAAGTACCCGCCGAGGATATCGCCCGTGAACGGGACATCTTTGCCGGACAGGCACGCAACGACCCCAAGAGCGCAGGCAAGCCCCAGGAGATCGTCGACAAGATCGTCGAGGGCAAGGTGCGCAAGTGGCTCGGCGAGATCACCTTGCTCGGCCAGCCTTTCGTGAAGGATGACAAGCAGACGGTCGAACAATACCTGCGCAACGCGGGCGGAGAAGTCGCATCGATCGTGCGCTACGAGGTGGGTGCCGGCATCGAGAAAAAACAGGAGGACTTCGCCGAGGAAGTCCGCAAACAGGTGGAAAGCGCGAAGTCGACGCCCTAG
- the map gene encoding type I methionyl aminopeptidase: METMIKTDTEQEQMRLAGRLAADVLDMITPHIVPGVTTEELNTRCHDYIVGVQQAVPATLGYRGFPKSICTSINHVVCHGIPSPDKRLKSGDIINIDVTVIKDGWHGDTSRMYTLGKVSQAAQRLVDLTREAMWLGIREIRPGAHLGDIGAAIQAFAEPRHLSVVREYCGHGIGRAFHEDPQVLHYGQRGQGMELRPGMIFTVEPMLNVGKRHVRLLPDGWTVITKDHSLSAQWEHTVLVTDAGYEVLTLGAAEREQS; this comes from the coding sequence TTGGAGACGATGATCAAGACCGATACCGAACAGGAGCAAATGCGCCTCGCCGGACGCCTGGCAGCCGACGTCCTGGATATGATCACGCCCCATATCGTCCCGGGCGTGACGACGGAAGAGCTGAACACCCGCTGCCACGACTATATCGTCGGGGTGCAGCAGGCCGTCCCTGCGACGCTCGGCTATCGAGGGTTTCCCAAGTCGATCTGCACCTCCATCAATCACGTGGTCTGCCATGGCATTCCCAGCCCGGACAAGCGCCTGAAATCCGGCGATATCATCAATATCGACGTCACGGTCATCAAGGACGGCTGGCACGGCGACACCAGCCGCATGTATACCCTCGGCAAGGTATCCCAGGCCGCCCAGCGGCTGGTGGACCTGACTCGGGAGGCGATGTGGCTGGGTATCCGCGAGATCCGCCCGGGCGCGCACCTCGGCGATATCGGCGCGGCGATCCAGGCATTTGCCGAACCCCGGCACCTGAGCGTCGTGCGGGAGTATTGCGGGCACGGTATCGGCCGCGCCTTTCATGAGGATCCGCAAGTGCTGCACTATGGACAACGCGGCCAGGGTATGGAACTGCGGCCAGGCATGATTTTTACGGTCGAGCCCATGCTGAATGTGGGCAAACGCCATGTGCGCCTGCTGCCGGACGGCTGGACGGTCATTACCAAGGATCATTCTTTGTCGGCGCAGTGGGAGCATACCGTGCTCGTCACCGACGCCGGCTACGAAGTGCTCACGCTCGGCGCGGCCGAGCGTGAGCAGTCGTAG
- the glnD gene encoding [protein-PII] uridylyltransferase produces MPAVTPEDLEDPVPACGDPPWDYLASLQSLTAAPARNVAAFRQALQEGAERLKKRFGDDEPVERLVRDRACLVDTLLKSAWTLHVGEYAQEVALIAVGGYGRGELNLCSDIDLMILMPKSAAWPWQSRIEQFLAFTWDIGLEIGHSVRTIDDCQRECAADVSVATTLIEARLLTGPQALFEAMRRALAPARVWPTREFFEAKVAEQAGRHRRYHDTAYNLEPNVKSSPGGLRDIQTIGWVAKRHFGAESLDELVDHGFLTRAELRKLKTAQAFLWKVRFALHVLTNRREDRLLFDHQIRLAAMFGYEDATYTLAVEQFMQRYYRTAMDVSLLNEMLLQLFREAILSAPNSAPRPVNARFQIRNDFLEISSEDVFDRYPSALLELFVITGQHPEIHGVCAQTVRQVTRHLWLIDEEFRQHPRNHRLFFEVLSAPTGVTHELRRMNLYGVLGRYIPTFGRIVGRMQYDLFHAYTVDAHTLFVVSNLRRMAMPKYDHELPQLSRVMQSLEQPELAYMAALFHDIAKGRGGDHSELGAVDAEAFCLEQGLSRYDARLVAWLVRHHLVLSVTAQKKDISAPHVVHEFARLVGDQTHLDYLYVLTVADIRGTNPKLWNNWKASLFAEFYERVRQALRRGLERPIDQEELIAEIQARAHELAARENLDEAILQSVWRHFTDAYFLRHTPGEIIWHTRMLAGRAAGDTSALISVQQQSGRGGTGISTYTPQSQHSFARTTAQLDQLGLNIVDARITPMADGFSLDVYHVLEDTGAAITDTARILDIEQKLTRALERRDDDDAPVNRRTPRQVRMFSTPTQISFSEDPDNQRTILELIAGDRPGLLSRVARVFMAQHIDVHASKIMTVGERAEDVFYVADESGRPLSEEALGRLSLGLHKALDNDA; encoded by the coding sequence ATGCCCGCCGTCACTCCCGAGGACCTGGAAGATCCGGTCCCCGCCTGCGGTGACCCTCCCTGGGACTACCTCGCCTCGCTGCAATCGCTCACGGCGGCGCCGGCCCGGAACGTAGCGGCCTTTCGCCAGGCGCTGCAGGAAGGCGCCGAGCGGCTCAAGAAGCGTTTCGGCGACGACGAACCGGTGGAACGGCTGGTGCGCGACCGTGCCTGCCTCGTCGACACCCTGCTGAAAAGCGCCTGGACACTGCATGTCGGGGAGTACGCCCAGGAAGTGGCGTTGATCGCGGTGGGTGGCTATGGCCGCGGCGAGCTGAACCTGTGCTCGGACATCGACCTGATGATCCTGATGCCCAAGAGCGCGGCCTGGCCCTGGCAGTCGCGCATCGAGCAATTCCTGGCCTTCACCTGGGACATCGGGCTGGAGATCGGCCACAGCGTGCGCACGATCGACGATTGCCAGCGCGAATGCGCCGCCGACGTCAGCGTGGCGACGACCTTGATCGAGGCGCGTCTCCTGACCGGCCCGCAAGCTCTGTTCGAGGCCATGCGGCGTGCGTTGGCGCCGGCACGGGTATGGCCGACTCGCGAGTTCTTTGAAGCAAAAGTCGCCGAGCAGGCGGGCAGGCATCGCCGCTACCACGACACCGCCTACAATCTGGAACCGAATGTCAAATCCAGCCCCGGCGGGTTGCGCGACATCCAGACGATCGGCTGGGTCGCCAAGCGGCATTTCGGCGCGGAATCCCTCGATGAACTGGTCGATCATGGTTTTCTGACTCGCGCCGAACTGCGCAAACTGAAGACCGCCCAGGCTTTCTTGTGGAAAGTTCGCTTTGCGCTGCATGTGCTGACCAACCGGCGCGAGGACCGGCTGCTGTTCGATCATCAGATCCGGCTGGCGGCCATGTTCGGCTACGAGGATGCCACCTACACCCTGGCGGTCGAGCAGTTCATGCAGCGCTATTATCGCACGGCCATGGATGTGAGCCTGCTGAACGAAATGCTGCTGCAGCTGTTTCGTGAGGCGATCCTCTCCGCTCCCAACAGCGCACCTCGGCCCGTCAACGCACGCTTCCAGATCCGCAACGATTTTCTGGAGATCAGCAGCGAGGATGTCTTCGACCGCTATCCGTCGGCACTGCTGGAACTGTTCGTGATCACCGGGCAGCATCCGGAAATTCACGGTGTGTGCGCCCAGACCGTGCGGCAGGTGACACGGCATCTATGGCTGATCGACGAAGAATTCCGTCAGCATCCGAGAAATCACCGGCTGTTTTTCGAGGTCCTCAGCGCGCCGACAGGTGTGACGCACGAACTGCGACGCATGAATCTGTATGGCGTACTGGGCCGCTATATCCCCACCTTCGGCCGTATCGTCGGCCGCATGCAGTATGACCTGTTCCATGCCTATACGGTCGATGCCCACACCTTGTTCGTGGTGAGCAACCTGCGGCGCATGGCGATGCCTAAATACGATCATGAGCTGCCGCAGCTCTCGCGGGTCATGCAGTCGCTCGAACAACCCGAGCTGGCCTACATGGCGGCGCTGTTCCATGACATCGCCAAGGGCCGCGGCGGCGATCATTCCGAGCTCGGAGCGGTCGATGCGGAAGCCTTCTGCCTGGAGCAGGGGCTGTCCCGATATGATGCCCGCCTGGTCGCCTGGCTGGTGCGCCATCATCTGGTCCTGTCGGTGACCGCGCAAAAGAAGGATATTTCCGCTCCCCATGTGGTTCATGAATTCGCGCGCCTGGTCGGCGACCAGACGCACCTGGACTACTTATACGTGCTGACCGTCGCCGACATACGCGGCACCAACCCGAAGCTGTGGAACAACTGGAAGGCATCGCTGTTCGCTGAGTTCTATGAACGCGTACGCCAGGCGCTGCGGCGTGGACTGGAACGCCCGATCGATCAGGAAGAGTTGATCGCCGAGATACAGGCGCGCGCCCATGAACTGGCCGCCCGGGAGAACCTGGATGAGGCCATCCTGCAATCGGTATGGCGGCACTTCACGGACGCCTACTTCCTGCGCCACACCCCCGGGGAAATCATCTGGCACACGCGCATGCTGGCTGGACGTGCCGCCGGAGACACCAGCGCCCTGATATCGGTACAACAGCAGTCCGGGCGCGGCGGCACCGGCATCTCGACCTATACGCCGCAATCGCAGCACAGCTTCGCCCGCACGACGGCCCAACTCGACCAGCTCGGACTGAACATCGTCGATGCGCGCATCACCCCCATGGCGGACGGCTTCAGCCTGGACGTCTACCACGTCCTGGAGGATACCGGCGCGGCGATCACCGATACGGCTCGAATCCTGGACATCGAACAAAAACTGACTCGCGCCCTGGAAAGGCGCGACGATGACGATGCGCCCGTCAATCGCCGCACACCGCGTCAGGTACGGATGTTCTCGACTCCGACCCAGATTTCTTTCAGCGAGGATCCGGACAACCAGCGTACGATCCTCGAACTCATCGCGGGTGACCGCCCTGGACTGCTGTCCAGGGTGGCGCGTGTCTTCATGGCGCAGCACATCGACGTGCATGCCTCGAAGATCATGACGGTCGGGGAACGCGCCGAGGACGTGTTCTATGTCGCCGATGAATCCGGCCGTCCGCTGAGCGAGGAAGCGCTCGGGCGCCTCTCGCTCGGCCTGCACAAAGCGCTCGATAACGACGCCTGA